The genome window CAAGACCGCCGGGAATGCCGGCATAAAAGGCAAACCCGCCCTGTCCGACCGCCGCAGCGGCTTCCGCCAGCCGCCTGTCAGGCACGGCCGCCCCGGCTGAAATGCTGCCGTCGTCAAGCGTCTCGATGTGACCGAAGCCGCGCGCACCGAGACGCACGACCACACCGTCGATCCCGCCATCGCGCACCAGCAGGTTCGATCCCAGGCCGATGGGCAGAACCGGCACATCTTCCGGCAGATGGCGCAGGAACAGCGCGAGATCGTCCGTATCGGCGGGCTGAAACAAAAGCTCCGCCGGCCCGCCGACGCGAAACCAGGTCACCGTCGACAGGGCGACAGCCGCCGTCAGCTTGCCGCGCAGGCCGATACGCTCAAGCCCGTGCCGGGCGATGAGGTCGGCTCCGCTCATGAGGCCCTGCCGTTCGCCGCTCCGTCGAGCGCCTTGCCAAGTGCGTCGGGAAGGACCTGCGCCCATTGCGAGATGCTGCCGGCGCCAAGACACACCACATAGTCGCCGGCGGACGCGATGCCCGCGATACATGCGGCAAGGTCACCCTCGCCATCGATCGTGTGGACATTGCGATGGCCGCTGGCGCGGATGCCGTTCGCCAACGCCTGGTGATCGATGCCCTCGCGCGGCGGCTCGCCAGCGGCATAGACGGGCGCGCAGATCACGTGGTCGGCATCGTTGAAACAGGCGGAAAACTCGTCCAGCAGGCTTTCCAGCCGCGAATAGCGATGCGGCTGAACCACGGCGATGACCTCGCCGGAGGCGACGGCGCGCGCCGCAGCCAGAACCGCGCGGATCTCCACCGGGTGGTGAGCGTAGTCGTCGAACACATCGATGCCGCCGGCATTGCCGGTGTGGGTGAAGCGTCGCTTGACGCCGCCAAAGCTCGCAAGCCCCTGGCGAATGCGCGACGCATCCATCCCCAGTTTCCATGCGACCGCGACGGCGGCGACCGCGTTGGAGACGTTGTGCAGTCCCGGCATCGGCAGCGTCAGGCTTTCGATCACCTCGCTGGTGCCGCTCAGCCGGTCGCGCAACTCCACGGAAAAGATGGAATTCACGCCGTGGGTGGCGAGATCGAAAAAGCGCACGTCCGCCTGCCGGTTCTGGCCGTAGGTGATGACCTGGCGGTCCTCGATGCGGCCGACCATCGCCTGCACCTCCGGGTGGTCGAGGCACATCACCGCAAACCCGTAGAACGGCACATTTTCCACAAACTGATGAAAGGCGGAGCGCACCCCGTCGAAATCGCCGTAGTGATCGAGATGCTCGGGATCGATGTTGGTCACGACCGCGACATCGGCCGGCAGCTTGACGAATGTGCCGTCGGATTCGTCCGCCTCCACCACCATCCAGTCGCCCTTTCCCATGCGCGCATTGGTGCCGTAGGCGTTGATGATGCCGCCGTTGATCACGGTCGGATCGAGCCCGCCGGCATCGAGAAGCGCCGCGATGATCGAGGTCGTCGTCGTCTTGCCGTGCGTGCCGCCGACGGCGATCGCCTGTTTGAAGCGCATCAGCTCGGCCAGCATTTCCGCGCGCCGCACAACGGGCAGGAAATTATTGCGCGCCGCCGTCAGTTCCGGATTGTCACGCCGGATCGCGGAGGACACCACGACAACACGCGCCTGACCGAGGTTCTCGGCACGATGACCGACACTCACCGCGATCCCCTTTTCGCGCAGACGCTTGACGTTGGCGCTTTCCGACAGATCGGACCCTTGAACGGTGTAACCGAGCGTGTGCAACACCTCGGCAATGCCGCTCATGCCGATGCCGCCGATCCCGATGAAATGAACCGGGCCGATATCCTGGGGCATCTTCATGATGCGTCTCCTGATGATGTTTCCTGCGCGTCCAGCGCGCCGACCGGCGCGCCGGAGGCAATGTATTCGGCGAGATCGGCAAGACGGCGCACCGCGTCGGGGCGACCCGCGCGTTTTGCGCAGTCCGCCGCCTCGGCGAGACGCCCCGGTGCCGCCATCAGTTCGCTGAGCAAGGCGGCAAGGCGCGCCGGATCGAGTTCGGATTGCGCGACCGGCCAGGCGCCGCCCGCGCGGGCGAGAATATCCGCATTGCGTCCCTGGTCGTTATCGAGCGCATGCGGTAGCGGCACCAGCACCGACGGACGGCCGATCACCGAAAGCTCGCTGACGCTGGAGGCCCCCGACCGGCAGATCACCAGATGCGATACCGCAATCCTCTCTGCCATATCGGAGAAAAACGGCGCGAGTTCGGCAGTGATTCCAATTCGCTCGTAGAAAGCCCGCACCCGGTCCATGTCCTCCGGCCGGCACTGTTGCACGAGGCGGATCCGCGCGCGCGTTTCTGCGTCCAGACACTCCAATGCCGGCGGCAGGCAATCGGAGAAAAACCGCGCGCCTTGCGAGCCGCCGAACACGAGAAGCTGGAACGCGCCGCCGTCCTGCGGAACATCATAGGGCGTTGCCGACGCCGAGATCACCGCATCACGAACCGGATTGCCGGTCTGGCGTGTCTTATGCGGATAAACGCCGGCCGCTTCGCCCACGAGCGGAAAACTCGTCGCAATGGCGCTGCACCGGCGCGCCAGCATGCGGTTCGCCCGCCCCATCACGGCATTGGCCTCATGCAAAACACTCGGAACGCCGCCGAGAAACGCCGCAAACATCGGCGGAAAGGTCGGATAGCCGCCAAAGCCGATCACCGCGTCGGGCTTCAGTCGCCGGATCACGCCGCGGGCCTGCCAGGTGCCGCGGGCAAGCCGCCAGGCGGTGCGCGCCAGCGCGAGCGGGTTGCGCCCGGCAATCGTTGCGGAGGAAATCACATGCACCTTGCGTGCCGGAAAATCCCCGCCGTAGGCGCCGACCCGCTGGTCGGTCGCAAGCTCCACCACATGACCGCGGCGGACAAGCTCGGCCGCCAGCGCCTGGGCTGGAAACAGATGCCCGCCGGTTCCCCCGGCGGTGAGAAGAAAGGTCGATGCCATGCCCGCTCTCAGGTCAGCTTGGCCGGCGACAGCCGCGATACCATCACGCTGTCGGACCGCGAGGCCTGCGGGCGCCGCCGGGTCAGCGCCAGGACGAAGCCCATCGACAGCGCCGTCGCCAGCAGCGACGACCCGCCGTAGGAAATAAAGGGAAGCGTCATGCCCTTTGCGGGCATCAGGTTCAGGTTCACCGCCATGTTGATGCAGGACTGGATGCCGAAGAGAACCATCAGCCCGGCCGTCGCGAGCCGCCCGAAAGGATCGGTGTCGCGTGCGGCATGACCAAGCCCGCGAAGCACGACGAAGGTGAAAACCAGCACCAGCACAAGACAGACCAGAATGCCGAACTCCTCCGCCGCAACCGCGAAGATGAAATCCGTATGGCTTTCCGGCAAAACCCGCTTGATCGTGCCCTCGCCCGGCCCGCGCCCGAACCAGCTGCCCGAAACAAAGGCCTCGATTGCCCGGTCGACGTTGAAGGTGTCGCCCGAGCTTGGATCGAGGAACCGGTCGACGCGGCTTTGCACGTGCGGCAGCGTCATGTAGGCGGCCAGAATGCCGCCGGCGCCGAGCGCGCCTATGGGAACGATCGCCACCCACGGCAAGCCGTTGAGAAAGAACAGCGCGGCGAAAACGAGCATCAACAGCATCGTCTGGCCGAAGTCCGGCTGCGCCACCAGAAGCGCCGCCGACATGACGAACAGCAGGATGGAAAACAGCGACCCCGGCACCTCCGGACGCCGGCCGCCCTCCGACAGCAGAAAGGCCGCCAGAACGATCAGCGCCGGCTTCAGAAACTCCGACGGCTGGATGGAAAACCCGAGGATCATCACCCAGCGCCGCGCGCCCTTGGCCTCCATGCCGATGAAGAGCGTCGCCACCATCAGGCCCAGCGATAAAATGAAGACCGCCAGCGCCACACGCCGCACCATGCGCGGGCTGAGCGCCGAGACCCCCAGCATCAGGCCAAGGGCCGGCACCAGAAACATCGCCTGGCGCTTGATGAAGTGGTAGCTGTCGATGCCAAGCCGCTCGGCCACCGCCGGGCTTGCCGCAAATGAAAGCACGACGCCGCCGATCATGAGGATCACGAAGCCCGCAAACAGATATCGATCGACGGTCCACAGCCATTCGGCGAACGGACTTCTGTCGGCACGGCTCACCATCACACGGTCTCCTGTTCGCTCGCCTGAGCCACGATACGGCGCACGGCGTCGGTAAACGCGCGTCCGCGGACCTGAAAATCCGGAAACTGGTCAAAGGACGCGCAGGCCGGCGACAAGAGCACGACCGCTTCCCCGGTCTCCGCCCGCGCGTCACGCGCGGCAGCGGCGACAGCCGCATCGAGCGCTCCCGACATCTCCACGGGCACATGCCCGTCGAGTGTCTCGGCAAATGCGCCCGCCGCATCGCCAATCAGATACGCTTTCGCGATTCGGTGGAAATGCGGCGCAAGCGGCGCGATGCCGCCGGCCTTCGCCCGACCGCCGGCGATCCAGTAGATCTTCTCGAAACTCGTCAACGCCCGTTCCGCAGCGTCGGCATTGGTCGCCTTGCTGTCGTTGACGAACAGGACCTGGCCGTCGCGCGCGACCACCTGCATACGGTGCGCCAACCCCGGAAAGCATGCCAGGCCGGCGTGAATCGCCTTGTCGGAAAGCCCGAGCGCCTGACAAACGGCGACGGCCGCCGCCGCGTTTTGCGCATTGTGCGCGCCGCGCAGCGACATCACCGGGGCCAGATCGAAGAACTCGCGCTGCGCACCGGCATCGGCGACATGCAGCATGCTGCCTTGCGCATAGACACCATGGGTCACGGGGTGACGCACGCACAACCGGCGCGTCTCCTTTCCCGCCTGCTCCGACCGGTCCGCGACAACGGCACTCAGCCCGTCGTCGACACCAACGACGGCCAGCCGGCTGCCGGCGATCAACCGCTCCTTCACCGCGGCGTAGTGCTCAAGCGATCCGTGCCGGTCGAGATGATCCGGCGTGATGTTGAGCAAAACCCCGATGGACGGGTCGAGGCTTGGCGTCAGGTCGATCTGATAGGAAGAGCATTCGATCACATGAACCCGACCGCGCGCCGGCGGCATGAGATCCAGAATCGGAACACCGATGTTGCCGCCCATCGCCACGTCGTGCCCGGCATGGGCAAGACAATGGCTGATCAGCGCCGTCGTGGTCGACTTGCCGTTGGTGCCGGTGATCGCGACGAAGGGCGCATCGGGCGCGAGCCGGTGCCGCTCCCGGCAGAACAGCTCGACATCGCCGATCACCGGAATCCGTTGCTGGCGGGCGAAATTGACGCTCCAGTGCGCGGTTGGATGGGTGAGCGGCACACCCGGCGCCAGCACCAGCGCCGCAAACTTTGACCAGTTCGCCGATTTCAGATTGACGACCGGAATCCCGGAGGACGCGGCAGTCTGGCGTCGTTCCGGCATGTCGTCGAAGGCGTGCACCCGGGCACCGCCGGCCAGCAGCGCATGCGCCGCCGACAGGCCTGAGGCCCCCAGCCCGAACAGTGCGACGTCTTGGTCCGCAAAGGAAGTTGCCGCGATCATCCGTTCACCTCAACTTCAGCGTGGCAAGACCGACCAGCGCCAGAACCACGGCGATGATCCAGAAGCGGATCACCACCTGGCTTTCCGTCCAGCCGAGATGTTCGAAATGGTGATGGATCGGCGCCATCTTGAAGACGCGCTTGCCGGTCAGTTTGAAGGAGGCGACCTGCACGATCACAGACACCGCCTCCAGCACGAAGAGCCCGCCGATGATGGCGAGCACGATCTCGTGTTTGGTGGCAACGGCGATGGCGCCCAGCATGCCGCCGAGCGCCAGCGATCCGGTATCGCCCATGAAAATCGCAGCCGGCGGCGCGTTGAACCACAGGAAGCCGAGCCCCGCGCCGATCACCGCGCCGCACAGCACGGCAAGTTCACCTGCACCCGCAACGTGGTGGATCTGGAGATAATCGGAAAACACCGCGTTGCCGGTGAGATAGGCGACCAGCCCGAACGAGGCGCAAGCGATCATCACCGGCACGATGGCCAGCCCGTCGAGCCCGTCGGTCAGGTTGACCGCATTGCCGGCGCCCACGATGACGAAAGCCGCGAAGGGAATGAAGAAGACCCCGAGATTGATCGCGAGGTCCTTGAAGAAGGGAAAGCCGATCGAGGTGCCATAGACATCGCCCTCAAGCAGGGTGACACAAAAGGCGGCCGTGCCGGCAATGACGAACTCCAGGGACAGGCGCATGCGGCCACTGAACCCCTTGTGCGAGGCCTTTGCGACCTTGAGAAAGTCGTCATAGAATCCGATCAGGCCAAACCCGACGGTCACGCCGAGAACAATCCACGTATAGGGGTTGAGCAGATTGGCCCACAGGAGCGTTGCCACGAGCATGCCCGACAGGATCATCAGCCCGCCCATCGTCGGCGTGCCCTTCTTGGTCAGGAGATGGCTTTGCGGCCCGTCGGCCCGGATCGGCTGTCCGTGCCCCTGGCGGGTGCGCAACGAGTTGATGATCATCGGTCCGAACAGGAAGATGAACAGCAGCGCCGTCATGATCGCGCCGCCGGTGCGAAACGTGATGTAGCGAAACACGTTGAGTGCGGAAAACTGGTCGGCGAATTCGACAAGAAAATACAGCATCGGGCGTCCTATTCGGCTCCGTCATCCTCGACGGGAAATTCGCGCTTGAGCGCCTCGACCAATGGCCCCATCCGGGAGCCGAGAGACCCCTTGATCATGATGACGTCCCCCGGCCGCACGTCTTCCAGAAGCAGCGGACGCAGGCTCGCAGCCTCTTCGGAATAAGCGCCACGCAGGTGCTTCGGCAAGAGCGTCCAGAGTTCGTGCATGCGTTCGCCGACGCAATAGACCAGATCCGCCCCGCTTTCGCTGACCGGCTCAAGCAGGTCGGCATGCAGGCGTCCTTCCGCCTCGCCGAGCTCGAGCATATCGCCGAGCACGGCGATCCGCCGGCCGGGGCGTGAAATCGGCGTTTCCTTCAAGAGCGACAGCGCCGCGCGGATGGATGCGGGATTGGCGTTGTAGCTCTCGTCGATCAGCGTCGCCCCTCCCTCCGGCAGACGCAGGCTCACCTGCGCGCCGCGGCCCTTTGGCGCGCGAAATCCGGCGAGCGCCAGTCCGGCGAGCGCCAGATCTCCGCCGAGCTCCGCGACAGATGCCAGAACCGCGAGACTGTTGGTGACGAGATGCTGGCCCGGCGCAC of Stappia sp. ES.058 contains these proteins:
- a CDS encoding FtsW/RodA/SpoVE family cell cycle protein, with amino-acid sequence MVSRADRSPFAEWLWTVDRYLFAGFVILMIGGVVLSFAASPAVAERLGIDSYHFIKRQAMFLVPALGLMLGVSALSPRMVRRVALAVFILSLGLMVATLFIGMEAKGARRWVMILGFSIQPSEFLKPALIVLAAFLLSEGGRRPEVPGSLFSILLFVMSAALLVAQPDFGQTMLLMLVFAALFFLNGLPWVAIVPIGALGAGGILAAYMTLPHVQSRVDRFLDPSSGDTFNVDRAIEAFVSGSWFGRGPGEGTIKRVLPESHTDFIFAVAAEEFGILVCLVLVLVFTFVVLRGLGHAARDTDPFGRLATAGLMVLFGIQSCINMAVNLNLMPAKGMTLPFISYGGSSLLATALSMGFVLALTRRRPQASRSDSVMVSRLSPAKLT
- the murD gene encoding UDP-N-acetylmuramoyl-L-alanine--D-glutamate ligase; the encoded protein is MIAATSFADQDVALFGLGASGLSAAHALLAGGARVHAFDDMPERRQTAASSGIPVVNLKSANWSKFAALVLAPGVPLTHPTAHWSVNFARQQRIPVIGDVELFCRERHRLAPDAPFVAITGTNGKSTTTALISHCLAHAGHDVAMGGNIGVPILDLMPPARGRVHVIECSSYQIDLTPSLDPSIGVLLNITPDHLDRHGSLEHYAAVKERLIAGSRLAVVGVDDGLSAVVADRSEQAGKETRRLCVRHPVTHGVYAQGSMLHVADAGAQREFFDLAPVMSLRGAHNAQNAAAAVAVCQALGLSDKAIHAGLACFPGLAHRMQVVARDGQVLFVNDSKATNADAAERALTSFEKIYWIAGGRAKAGGIAPLAPHFHRIAKAYLIGDAAGAFAETLDGHVPVEMSGALDAAVAAAARDARAETGEAVVLLSPACASFDQFPDFQVRGRAFTDAVRRIVAQASEQETV
- the murC gene encoding UDP-N-acetylmuramate--L-alanine ligase, translating into MKMPQDIGPVHFIGIGGIGMSGIAEVLHTLGYTVQGSDLSESANVKRLREKGIAVSVGHRAENLGQARVVVVSSAIRRDNPELTAARNNFLPVVRRAEMLAELMRFKQAIAVGGTHGKTTTTSIIAALLDAGGLDPTVINGGIINAYGTNARMGKGDWMVVEADESDGTFVKLPADVAVVTNIDPEHLDHYGDFDGVRSAFHQFVENVPFYGFAVMCLDHPEVQAMVGRIEDRQVITYGQNRQADVRFFDLATHGVNSIFSVELRDRLSGTSEVIESLTLPMPGLHNVSNAVAAVAVAWKLGMDASRIRQGLASFGGVKRRFTHTGNAGGIDVFDDYAHHPVEIRAVLAAARAVASGEVIAVVQPHRYSRLESLLDEFSACFNDADHVICAPVYAAGEPPREGIDHQALANGIRASGHRNVHTIDGEGDLAACIAGIASAGDYVVCLGAGSISQWAQVLPDALGKALDGAANGRAS
- the murG gene encoding undecaprenyldiphospho-muramoylpentapeptide beta-N-acetylglucosaminyltransferase, producing the protein MASTFLLTAGGTGGHLFPAQALAAELVRRGHVVELATDQRVGAYGGDFPARKVHVISSATIAGRNPLALARTAWRLARGTWQARGVIRRLKPDAVIGFGGYPTFPPMFAAFLGGVPSVLHEANAVMGRANRMLARRCSAIATSFPLVGEAAGVYPHKTRQTGNPVRDAVISASATPYDVPQDGGAFQLLVFGGSQGARFFSDCLPPALECLDAETRARIRLVQQCRPEDMDRVRAFYERIGITAELAPFFSDMAERIAVSHLVICRSGASSVSELSVIGRPSVLVPLPHALDNDQGRNADILARAGGAWPVAQSELDPARLAALLSELMAAPGRLAEAADCAKRAGRPDAVRRLADLAEYIASGAPVGALDAQETSSGDAS
- the mraY gene encoding phospho-N-acetylmuramoyl-pentapeptide-transferase, producing the protein MLYFLVEFADQFSALNVFRYITFRTGGAIMTALLFIFLFGPMIINSLRTRQGHGQPIRADGPQSHLLTKKGTPTMGGLMILSGMLVATLLWANLLNPYTWIVLGVTVGFGLIGFYDDFLKVAKASHKGFSGRMRLSLEFVIAGTAAFCVTLLEGDVYGTSIGFPFFKDLAINLGVFFIPFAAFVIVGAGNAVNLTDGLDGLAIVPVMIACASFGLVAYLTGNAVFSDYLQIHHVAGAGELAVLCGAVIGAGLGFLWFNAPPAAIFMGDTGSLALGGMLGAIAVATKHEIVLAIIGGLFVLEAVSVIVQVASFKLTGKRVFKMAPIHHHFEHLGWTESQVVIRFWIIAVVLALVGLATLKLR